A section of the Falco rusticolus isolate bFalRus1 chromosome Z, bFalRus1.pri, whole genome shotgun sequence genome encodes:
- the LOC119141408 gene encoding uncharacterized protein LOC119141408 isoform X1, with the protein MPRGRAWTQAEVSSLLALVGGSGEAALLMASTSRPNEALWREISRELTAAGYRRSVAQCRSKWKALKQAFHSEREKRRRAGHHSPRLPPHYRAMKSIWKAAGQPVFGERRMPDLVKQPPRKHRSAHATCSPSSPKSPEQDVGEDAAGILLSPLLQCVKAKTENAASGDHIAGMPPAPPAMPHASHCFPLLPLLGCHTALKQEGAEQKPGSNVAGLLQSVQQLLVQILQTSRQQQALLESLASDTVSHLHLLSHSLVQVGETLHQLLLRPQTHPSPLGHYVPHVPLFEGGPGEPCSASTPHTSSDHKEEPRASPAAGCTPP; encoded by the exons ATGCCCCGCGGGCGAGCCTGGACGCAGGCGGAGGTCAGCAGCCTCCTGGCGCTGGTGGGGGGCTCGGGGGAGGCCGCCCTGCTCATGGCCTCCACGTCGCGACCCAACGAGGCTCTGTGGCGGGAGATCTCCCGGGAGCTGACGGCAGCCGGATACAGGCGCAGCGTGGCCCAGTGCCGGTCCAAGTGGAAGGCACTCAAGCAGGCTTTCCACTCCGAGCGGGAGAAGCGCCGGAGGGCAGGACACCACTCGCCCCGTCTGCCCCCACACTACCGAGCCATGAAGAGCATCTGGAAGGCAGCCGGGCAGCCCGTCTTCGGGGAGCGGAGGATGCCAG aCCTGGTGAAGCAGCCCCCCAGGAAGCACAGGTCAGCCCATGCTACCTGCTCTCCATCCTCACCCAAATCACCAG agcaagaTGTTGGCGAGGATGCTGCGGGCATACTGCTGTCCCCGCTGCTGCAGTGTGTGAAGGCCAAGACAGAGAACG CAGCCAGTGGGGACCACATCGCTGGAATGCCGCCTGCTCCCCCTGCCATGCCAC ATGCCAGTCACtgtttccctctgcttcccctcctgG GCTGTCACACTGCCCTGAAGCAGGAAGGAGCTGAGCAAAAGCCTG GTTCCAACGTGGCAGGCTTGCTCCAGAGtgtccagcagctgctggtgcagatCCTGCAGACGTCACGTCAGCAGCAGGCGCTGCTGGAGAGCCTGGCCAGCGACACTGTCTCCCATCTCCAtctcctctcccacagcctgGTGCAGGTGGGTGAGACCTtgcaccagctcctgctccgTCCACAgacccaccccagcccccttgGCCACTACGTCCCTCATGTGCCCCTTTTCGAGGGTGGCCCTGGGGAGCCTTGCTCTGCCAGCACTCCCCACACCTCCTCAGATCACAAAGAGGAGCCTCGGGCatcccctgctgctggctgcacccCTCCATGA
- the LOC119141408 gene encoding uncharacterized protein LOC119141408 isoform X2, whose translation MPRGRAWTQAEVSSLLALVGGSGEAALLMASTSRPNEALWREISRELTAAGYRRSVAQCRSKWKALKQAFHSEREKRRRAGHHSPRLPPHYRAMKSIWKAAGQPVFGERRMPDLVKQPPRKHRSAHATCSPSSPKSPEQDVGEDAAGILLSPLLQCVKAKTENAASGDHIAGMPPAPPAMPHASHCFPLLPLLGCHTALKQEGAEQKPGFPGEMSLGMGRGNQVLPVAATALGTPRMAAISEQLAEGEEASDTSLHGSNVAGLLQSVQQLLVQILQTSRQQQALLESLASDTVSHLHLLSHSLVQVGETLHQLLLRPQTHPSPLGHYVPHVPLFEGGPGEPCSASTPHTSSDHKEEPRASPAAGCTPP comes from the exons ATGCCCCGCGGGCGAGCCTGGACGCAGGCGGAGGTCAGCAGCCTCCTGGCGCTGGTGGGGGGCTCGGGGGAGGCCGCCCTGCTCATGGCCTCCACGTCGCGACCCAACGAGGCTCTGTGGCGGGAGATCTCCCGGGAGCTGACGGCAGCCGGATACAGGCGCAGCGTGGCCCAGTGCCGGTCCAAGTGGAAGGCACTCAAGCAGGCTTTCCACTCCGAGCGGGAGAAGCGCCGGAGGGCAGGACACCACTCGCCCCGTCTGCCCCCACACTACCGAGCCATGAAGAGCATCTGGAAGGCAGCCGGGCAGCCCGTCTTCGGGGAGCGGAGGATGCCAG aCCTGGTGAAGCAGCCCCCCAGGAAGCACAGGTCAGCCCATGCTACCTGCTCTCCATCCTCACCCAAATCACCAG agcaagaTGTTGGCGAGGATGCTGCGGGCATACTGCTGTCCCCGCTGCTGCAGTGTGTGAAGGCCAAGACAGAGAACG CAGCCAGTGGGGACCACATCGCTGGAATGCCGCCTGCTCCCCCTGCCATGCCAC ATGCCAGTCACtgtttccctctgcttcccctcctgG GCTGTCACACTGCCCTGAAGCAGGAAGGAGCTGAGCAAAAGCCTG GGTTTCCTGGTGAGATGTCCCTGGGTATGGGAAGAGGAAACCAAGTGCTGCCAGTGGCTGCCActgccctgggcacccccagGATGGCTGCCATAAGCgagcagctggcagagggtGAGGAGGCATCGGACACGAGCCTGCACG GTTCCAACGTGGCAGGCTTGCTCCAGAGtgtccagcagctgctggtgcagatCCTGCAGACGTCACGTCAGCAGCAGGCGCTGCTGGAGAGCCTGGCCAGCGACACTGTCTCCCATCTCCAtctcctctcccacagcctgGTGCAGGTGGGTGAGACCTtgcaccagctcctgctccgTCCACAgacccaccccagcccccttgGCCACTACGTCCCTCATGTGCCCCTTTTCGAGGGTGGCCCTGGGGAGCCTTGCTCTGCCAGCACTCCCCACACCTCCTCAGATCACAAAGAGGAGCCTCGGGCatcccctgctgctggctgcacccCTCCATGA
- the LOC119141408 gene encoding uncharacterized protein LOC119141408 isoform X3: MPRGRAWTQAEVSSLLALVGGSGEAALLMASTSRPNEALWREISRELTAAGYRRSVAQCRSKWKALKQAFHSEREKRRRAGHHSPRLPPHYRAMKSIWKAAGQPVFGERRMPDLVKQPPRKHRSAHATCSPSSPKSPEQDVGEDAAGILLSPLLQCVKAKTENASGDHIAGMPPAPPAMPHASHCFPLLPLLGCHTALKQEGAEQKPGFPGEMSLGMGRGNQVLPVAATALGTPRMAAISEQLAEGEEASDTSLHGSNVAGLLQSVQQLLVQILQTSRQQQALLESLASDTVSHLHLLSHSLVQVGETLHQLLLRPQTHPSPLGHYVPHVPLFEGGPGEPCSASTPHTSSDHKEEPRASPAAGCTPP; encoded by the exons ATGCCCCGCGGGCGAGCCTGGACGCAGGCGGAGGTCAGCAGCCTCCTGGCGCTGGTGGGGGGCTCGGGGGAGGCCGCCCTGCTCATGGCCTCCACGTCGCGACCCAACGAGGCTCTGTGGCGGGAGATCTCCCGGGAGCTGACGGCAGCCGGATACAGGCGCAGCGTGGCCCAGTGCCGGTCCAAGTGGAAGGCACTCAAGCAGGCTTTCCACTCCGAGCGGGAGAAGCGCCGGAGGGCAGGACACCACTCGCCCCGTCTGCCCCCACACTACCGAGCCATGAAGAGCATCTGGAAGGCAGCCGGGCAGCCCGTCTTCGGGGAGCGGAGGATGCCAG aCCTGGTGAAGCAGCCCCCCAGGAAGCACAGGTCAGCCCATGCTACCTGCTCTCCATCCTCACCCAAATCACCAG agcaagaTGTTGGCGAGGATGCTGCGGGCATACTGCTGTCCCCGCTGCTGCAGTGTGTGAAGGCCAAGACAGAGAACG CCAGTGGGGACCACATCGCTGGAATGCCGCCTGCTCCCCCTGCCATGCCAC ATGCCAGTCACtgtttccctctgcttcccctcctgG GCTGTCACACTGCCCTGAAGCAGGAAGGAGCTGAGCAAAAGCCTG GGTTTCCTGGTGAGATGTCCCTGGGTATGGGAAGAGGAAACCAAGTGCTGCCAGTGGCTGCCActgccctgggcacccccagGATGGCTGCCATAAGCgagcagctggcagagggtGAGGAGGCATCGGACACGAGCCTGCACG GTTCCAACGTGGCAGGCTTGCTCCAGAGtgtccagcagctgctggtgcagatCCTGCAGACGTCACGTCAGCAGCAGGCGCTGCTGGAGAGCCTGGCCAGCGACACTGTCTCCCATCTCCAtctcctctcccacagcctgGTGCAGGTGGGTGAGACCTtgcaccagctcctgctccgTCCACAgacccaccccagcccccttgGCCACTACGTCCCTCATGTGCCCCTTTTCGAGGGTGGCCCTGGGGAGCCTTGCTCTGCCAGCACTCCCCACACCTCCTCAGATCACAAAGAGGAGCCTCGGGCatcccctgctgctggctgcacccCTCCATGA